The nucleotide sequence GCGGATGCACCAGAAGGTTTGAAGCCTTCGGGCTTCCCAGAAAAGTGCTTAAGCCCCCACCTGTCCTTCGGGACTCCAGAATCTGCTAAGTCACGGCCTACCTGGGGTTCCGTTTTATAGGGAGGTAAAAATGAGCCTTACAGTTGCAGTCTGGATTATTGCAATAACTCTTCTTTTAGGTGTTGCAGGAACTTTTATATTTCTTTTGGGTTTCCAAAGAGATATTACAAGGACGCTTACTGAAGTAGAAATGACTCTTAAAACGGTGGAGAAAAATATTGATATGCTTTCCGAAGAACTTCACAAAACTCTTAAGAACACAACGGGCATAACAGAAGAAACCAAAAACCTCATAAAAAATGTTAATACCATTACAAGTTTAAATGCAATATTTCAGCCACTAACTCAAATAGGTGGTCAAAAAGATTTTGTTTCAAAAATTATTTCCATTGGGAAAATTGCAATGGGGATAGTTCAGGGTTATAATCTTTACAAAAACTTCATAGGAGGTAAAAATGAGCGAAGAGAAAGTTGAATCATTTTTTGGCGGATTCTTAGTAGGTGCATTTGTTGGATTTGTGATTGGATTACTGTACGCACCTCAATCGGGTGAAGAAACAAGAAAACTTATAAAGCAAAAAGGGATTGAGGTCACAGAGAAAGCAAAAGAAAAAGGCGGGGAATTAAAGGAAGTAGTCACAAGCAAAGTTGAGGAAGTTAAGGAAAAGGGTAAGGAACTTTTAAAGAAAAAGGGCGTTGAAATTCAAGAAGAGGAAACTAAGTAGGAAAACCTCTTGAAAAATTTTTCTAATTCCTTATAATGTATTTCGCACTGGGAAGTCGTCTA is from Caldisericum sp. and encodes:
- a CDS encoding DUF948 domain-containing protein, yielding MSLTVAVWIIAITLLLGVAGTFIFLLGFQRDITRTLTEVEMTLKTVEKNIDMLSEELHKTLKNTTGITEETKNLIKNVNTITSLNAIFQPLTQIGGQKDFVSKIISIGKIAMGIVQGYNLYKNFIGGKNERRES
- a CDS encoding YtxH domain-containing protein, with the translated sequence MSEEKVESFFGGFLVGAFVGFVIGLLYAPQSGEETRKLIKQKGIEVTEKAKEKGGELKEVVTSKVEEVKEKGKELLKKKGVEIQEEETK